In Nocardioides sp. InS609-2, a single genomic region encodes these proteins:
- a CDS encoding CBS domain-containing protein, whose translation MSTTPTRVYVARLVGLPVFDPQGDQVAKVRDIVVALRSEANQPRVLGLVAEVFGRRRIFVPMTRVTHVDAGQVSTTGLLNMRRFEQRPTETLVMAQMLDRSVTIQPSGIKGTVYDVAMEQARNRDWVVSRVAVSEPAKGFRRRGQTHVAEWRDVEGLTRREETQGATQLLASMNEMRPADAAHMIHGLPPERRKAVIAALDDERLADVLEELPEEDQVEILEYLDSERAADVLEEMSPDDAADLIADLPPDMAATLLALMEPDDAADVRRLMSYAEHTAGAMMTPEPVILDPQATVADALAHVRNPELTPSLAALVYICRQPLETPTGRLLGAAHIQRLLREPPSTLVAAALDESMDPLRPEATIDQVAAHLATYNLVAAPVVDEEGRLLGAVTVDDLLDHMLPENWRDNAVRPGPIGGE comes from the coding sequence GTGAGCACCACCCCCACCCGCGTCTACGTCGCCCGCCTCGTCGGGCTGCCGGTCTTCGACCCCCAGGGTGACCAGGTCGCGAAGGTGCGCGACATCGTGGTGGCCCTCCGGTCGGAGGCAAACCAGCCGCGCGTGCTGGGGCTGGTGGCCGAGGTCTTCGGGCGGCGCCGGATCTTCGTGCCGATGACCCGGGTGACCCACGTCGACGCCGGGCAGGTGTCGACGACCGGGCTGCTCAACATGCGTCGCTTCGAGCAGCGCCCGACCGAGACGCTGGTCATGGCGCAGATGCTCGACCGCTCAGTCACGATCCAGCCATCGGGCATCAAGGGCACGGTCTACGACGTCGCAATGGAGCAGGCCCGCAACCGCGACTGGGTCGTCAGCCGGGTCGCCGTGTCCGAGCCGGCCAAGGGCTTCCGCCGCCGCGGTCAGACGCACGTGGCCGAGTGGCGTGACGTCGAGGGCCTGACGCGGCGCGAGGAGACGCAGGGCGCCACGCAGCTGCTGGCCTCCATGAACGAGATGCGCCCGGCCGACGCGGCGCACATGATCCACGGCCTGCCCCCCGAGCGCCGCAAGGCCGTCATCGCGGCCCTCGACGACGAGCGGCTGGCCGACGTGCTCGAGGAGCTGCCCGAGGAGGACCAGGTCGAGATCCTGGAGTACCTCGACTCCGAGCGCGCCGCCGACGTGCTCGAGGAGATGTCGCCCGACGACGCCGCCGACCTGATCGCCGACCTGCCGCCCGACATGGCAGCCACCCTGCTGGCACTGATGGAGCCCGACGACGCCGCAGACGTACGGCGCCTGATGTCGTACGCCGAGCACACCGCCGGCGCGATGATGACGCCCGAGCCGGTGATCCTCGACCCGCAGGCCACCGTGGCCGACGCACTGGCCCACGTGCGCAACCCCGAGCTCACACCGTCGCTCGCCGCCCTCGTCTACATCTGCCGTCAGCCCCTCGAGACGCCCACCGGTCGATTGCTGGGCGCGGCCCACATCCAGCGGCTGCTGCGCGAGCCGCCGTCGACGCTGGTCGCTGCCGCGCTCGACGAGTCAATGGACCCGTTGCGCCCCGAGGCGACGATCGACCAGGTGGCGGCACACCTGGCGACGTACAACCTGGTCGCGGCGCCGGTGGTCGACGAGGAAGGCCGGCTCCTGGGCGCGGTCACCGTCGACGACCTGCTCGACCACATGCTGCCCGAGAACTGGCGCGACAATGCCGTCCGGCCCGGCCCGATCGGTGGTGAGTGA
- a CDS encoding sulfatase, protein MRHGPQRPGRRWLVAATTLALMATSAAACSSDDPQRRVKPKRQTPTSAAPVPDPGPNDTVLPPSALAPKPLPAPATRPNILLITADDAAIGDLDHMPQLKQYVADQGITVENALAPTPICVPARASLLTGQYSHNHGAVTIEGEGGGFDAFADNDTLPVWLQTAGYDTLFVGKYLNGYGEDDPTYVPPGWTDWQATVDPSTYNFERPQINHNGEVTEHEQYSTDLLRDLSVDEINDPARAAKPWYMWVNYVAPHTGQPQQDDDPLKIDPDNGKSLKTTVPAPEYDNAFSDQDLPTTPDMFEDETSDKTVAKVTYQRWNERDRELLRESYQQRLESLQSVDDAVAETIEALRETGQLDNTWIVFTGDNGYASGQHNIAGKLWYFTDILGIPMVMRGPGLPRGETVSTPVTNPDLATTFATLAGATPTRPQDGVDVAPYLTTEADTRVVPIEGYRVTGGLTPLYYGIWAGPWTYVRTPGRREELYNRDLDPYELSSVADDPRFATQLGELRRLAKEQHTCAGDTCAREFYSSAQR, encoded by the coding sequence ATGCGGCACGGCCCGCAACGCCCCGGTCGTCGCTGGCTGGTGGCCGCGACGACCCTCGCGCTGATGGCCACCAGCGCCGCCGCCTGCAGCTCCGACGACCCGCAGCGCCGGGTCAAGCCGAAGCGGCAGACGCCCACCTCCGCAGCACCCGTGCCCGATCCCGGTCCGAACGACACCGTCCTGCCGCCGTCCGCGCTGGCGCCGAAGCCGCTCCCCGCGCCGGCCACCCGCCCCAACATCCTCCTGATCACCGCCGACGACGCCGCGATCGGCGACCTGGACCACATGCCGCAGCTCAAGCAGTACGTCGCCGACCAGGGCATCACGGTCGAGAACGCGCTGGCGCCGACCCCCATCTGCGTCCCGGCTCGCGCGTCGCTGCTCACCGGGCAGTACTCCCACAACCACGGCGCGGTGACGATCGAGGGTGAGGGCGGCGGGTTCGACGCGTTCGCCGACAACGACACGCTGCCCGTGTGGCTGCAGACCGCTGGCTACGACACCTTGTTCGTGGGCAAGTACCTCAACGGCTATGGCGAGGACGACCCCACGTACGTGCCCCCGGGCTGGACCGACTGGCAGGCGACCGTCGACCCGTCGACGTACAACTTCGAGAGGCCGCAGATCAATCACAACGGCGAGGTCACCGAGCACGAGCAATACTCCACCGACCTGCTGCGCGACCTCTCCGTCGACGAGATCAACGACCCGGCGCGCGCGGCGAAGCCCTGGTACATGTGGGTCAACTACGTCGCACCGCACACCGGCCAGCCGCAGCAGGACGACGACCCGCTGAAGATCGACCCGGACAACGGCAAGAGTCTCAAGACCACCGTGCCGGCGCCGGAGTACGACAACGCGTTCAGCGACCAGGACCTACCCACCACTCCCGACATGTTCGAGGACGAGACGTCCGACAAGACCGTCGCCAAGGTGACCTACCAACGGTGGAACGAGCGCGACCGTGAGCTGCTGCGCGAGTCCTACCAGCAGCGGCTCGAATCGCTGCAGTCGGTCGACGACGCCGTCGCCGAGACGATCGAGGCACTGCGCGAGACCGGCCAGCTCGACAACACCTGGATCGTGTTCACCGGCGACAACGGCTACGCGTCCGGCCAGCACAACATCGCCGGCAAGCTCTGGTACTTCACCGACATCCTCGGCATCCCGATGGTGATGCGCGGGCCAGGACTGCCACGCGGCGAGACCGTCTCCACCCCGGTCACCAACCCCGACCTGGCCACCACGTTCGCCACGCTGGCCGGGGCCACCCCGACCCGCCCGCAGGACGGCGTCGACGTGGCGCCGTACCTCACGACCGAGGCCGACACCCGCGTCGTACCCATCGAGGGCTATCGGGTGACGGGTGGCCTGACGCCGCTCTACTACGGCATCTGGGCCGGGCCCTGGACCTACGTGCGGACCCCCGGCCGCCGCGAGGAGCTCTACAACCGAGACCTCGACCCCTACGAGCTCAGCAGTGTCGCCGACGACCCGCGGTTCGCGACCCAGCTCGGTGAGCTGCGGCGGCTGGCCAAGGAGCAGCACACCTGCGCCGGCGACACGTGTGCGCGAGAGTTCTACTCCTCGGCGCAGCGCTGA